A genomic window from Pempheris klunzingeri isolate RE-2024b unplaced genomic scaffold, fPemKlu1.hap1 Scaffold_73, whole genome shotgun sequence includes:
- the LOC139225171 gene encoding L-threonine 3-dehydrogenase, mitochondrial-like — translation LAIEKYEITCVIHLAALLSFIAECKPVLAHQVNVYSIYPLLELAKEKNVKVFIPSTIGAFGPESPRAPTPDICIQRPKSIYGISKVYTELIGEYFFLKHGVDFRCLRYPGIISSDSEPGGGTTDYAVDIFQEAVKNRKYTCYLRGDTLLPMMHIDDCVKSTIDFVDVERKKLKQTTYNVGAVSFTPNMLAEEIKKTIPQFTIDYNVDPIRQNIADSWPQVFEDSNARHDWGHDPKMNTSQIVEQMLE, via the exons ATTGGCtattgaaaaatatgaaataaccTGTGTTATTCATCTGGCTGCATTGTTGTCTTTTATTGCAGAGTGTAAACCTGTTTTGGCCCATCAAGTTAACGTCTATTCAATATATCCACTTTTAGAG CtagctaaagaaaaaaatgttaaagtatTTATTCCTAGCACGATTGGAGCATTCGGACCCGAATCCCCGCGTGCACCTACACCAGATATATGTATTCAGCGACCCAAATCAATTTATGGAATATCAAAAGTATACACTGAACTAATCGGGGAA TATTTCTTCCTAAAACATGGTGTAGATTTTCGATGTCTGCGCTATCCAGGAATAATATCATCTGATAGTGAACCAGGTGGTGGTACAACTG ATTATGCTGTTGATATATTTCAAGAAGCTGTTAAAAATCGAAAGTATACTTGCTATTTGAGAGGTGATACCTTGTTGCCAATGATGCATATTGATGATTGTGTCAAAAGCACCATTGATTTTGTTGACGTCGAACGTAAAAAGCTTAAACAAACTACCTACAATGTTGGAGCTGTAAGTTTTACTCCTAACATGTTGgcagaagaaattaaaaaaaccaTACCACAATTTACTATTGATTACAATGTTGATCCTATTCGACAAAACATTG CTGATAGTTGGCCCCAGGTTTTTGAGGATTCAAATGCAAGACATGACTGGGGACATGATCCTAAAATGAATACTTCTCAAATAGTCGAACAAATGCTAGAA